The nucleotide window AACTACAACCTTACCTTCCAGAGCCAGATCAACCAACAGTTGATTGATCTCTTCCTGTTTCATCGTATGCCGATCGGGGCGCTTGCCCACATAAATCTTGACCGCACCGGGCTTCATTTGTTTTAACAACCTCGGACTTGCCAAACGATCATAGACTACAGCATCAGCTTTACCGATGGATTCCCATCCTTTTACCGTAATCAGCTTTGCATCCCCAGGACCTGCTCCTACCAAAAAGACCTTTCCCACCATGTCTTCATCCCCTAACTTCTGCCAGTATCTGCTCTGCTCCCCGTTCAATCAATCTCCAAGCCACTTCTTCTCCCAGACGAACCGGATCTTTCCCGGTCAGAGCTTCCTTGAGAATCAGTCCACCATCTGGCGTGCCAACCATACCTGTTAATTGTAACGTGTTTTCTCCATTCAGGGAATCCGTATCTTCCTGAGGCAGCCATACCGCATGAGCACCAATCGGAACCTGACATCCACCATTCAATACACTGAGAAAACGGCGTTCCGCCTGTACAGGAAATGCTGTCTCCGGGTCGTTATACAGCTGCAACAAGTGCAATAGTTCCTCATCGTCTTCACGACATTCGATACCGAGCGCACCCTGACCCACGGCCGGAAGACAAGCTGTTTCGGTCAAGTACTCGGTAATCCGGTCTTCCCAGCCCATTCGGTACAATCCTGCAGCAGCCAAAATAATCGCGTCGAGTCCTTCGGTCTCCAGCTTCCGCAGACGGGAATCGATATTACCG belongs to Paenibacillus sp. FSL H8-0079 and includes:
- the hemC gene encoding hydroxymethylbilane synthase, translating into MRTIKVGSRQSALALTQTGHVIQDLRDICEREGLAFDFEVHKIVTKGDLILDVTLSKVGGKGLFVKEIEQAMLDHTIDMAVHSMKDMPSELPEGLINGAVPRRADPRDALISNGGLTLDQLPEGARVGTSSLRRSSQLKAYRPDLQLESLRGNIDSRLRKLETEGLDAIILAAAGLYRMGWEDRITEYLTETACLPAVGQGALGIECREDDEELLHLLQLYNDPETAFPVQAERRFLSVLNGGCQVPIGAHAVWLPQEDTDSLNGENTLQLTGMVGTPDGGLILKEALTGKDPVRLGEEVAWRLIERGAEQILAEVRG